From Mucilaginibacter rubeus, a single genomic window includes:
- a CDS encoding FecR family protein codes for MTTEEYIKLYEKFNAGQCTPEEEKRLMEFEDDFRFHETESSLPLNTKNRQKRSAIYARIRATLNPKAQNRNYRRMWGWAAAAAVVLLVSAIFIFQTKQPQNNIAASRPLVKPIKPGRNTAILTLANGSNITLDDAKNGVLAKSGKTSVKKLANGLIAYSNEGSAQPAGEPAKNVVTVPRGGKYSIQLPDGTMVWLNSSSSLSYPVAFTGADRSVTLTGEAYFEVTKNKHLPFIVHANGADVKVLGTHFNVTAYEDEKDIKATLLEGSVSLSNNKTSTLLIPGQQGIAGPDQQITTKTVNVNQVIAWKTGYFIFRDDDIQSIMRKISRWYDVEVEYQGNVTRKTFGGIYSMNKDINELLKGLELTGLIHFKIEERRIIVMN; via the coding sequence ATGACAACCGAAGAATACATCAAACTGTACGAAAAGTTTAATGCCGGCCAATGTACCCCTGAGGAGGAAAAACGCCTTATGGAATTTGAGGATGACTTCAGGTTTCATGAAACTGAAAGCAGCTTACCTCTTAATACTAAAAACAGGCAGAAACGTTCGGCAATATATGCGCGCATCCGTGCAACATTAAATCCTAAAGCTCAAAACAGAAACTATCGCAGGATGTGGGGTTGGGCGGCTGCAGCTGCGGTTGTCCTGCTGGTTTCAGCCATCTTCATTTTCCAGACCAAACAGCCGCAAAATAATATTGCGGCCAGCAGGCCACTTGTTAAGCCAATAAAGCCCGGCAGAAATACTGCTATCCTCACGCTGGCCAACGGATCAAACATAACGCTGGACGATGCAAAAAATGGTGTATTAGCCAAATCGGGTAAAACATCGGTTAAAAAGCTGGCCAACGGACTCATAGCTTACAGCAATGAAGGTTCGGCACAACCCGCAGGCGAACCGGCGAAAAATGTGGTAACGGTACCAAGAGGCGGAAAATATTCTATACAGCTACCCGATGGTACGATGGTTTGGCTTAATTCATCATCGTCTTTATCATATCCCGTGGCATTTACTGGGGCCGACAGAAGCGTAACCCTAACCGGGGAAGCCTATTTTGAGGTAACTAAAAATAAACATCTTCCTTTTATTGTGCATGCCAATGGTGCTGACGTGAAAGTGCTGGGTACTCATTTTAATGTTACAGCGTACGAAGATGAAAAAGACATCAAAGCAACTTTGCTTGAAGGTTCGGTAAGCCTATCTAATAATAAAACATCCACATTGTTGATACCGGGCCAGCAGGGTATTGCCGGGCCCGATCAACAGATTACCACTAAAACAGTAAATGTAAACCAGGTTATTGCCTGGAAAACCGGCTACTTTATTTTCAGGGACGATGATATCCAGAGCATCATGAGAAAGATCTCACGTTGGTACGATGTTGAGGTTGAATACCAGGGCAATGTTACGCGCAAAACCTTTGGCGGCATATACTCCATGAATAAAGATATCAATGAATTATTGAAGGGACTTGAATTAACTGGATTAATACACTTTAAAATTGAAGAAAGGAGGATAATCGTAATGAATTA